One genomic region from Jilunia laotingensis encodes:
- a CDS encoding ATP-binding cassette domain-containing protein codes for MTIIETQNLRFCFKKQEILKDICLSVPEGAIYGYLGQNGAGKTTTIRILLGLLPFLQGKVFFHGKEFQPHRLSILTKVGALVGGPSYYPDLTALENLQCLDCLYQIGKNRMNEVLRWVGLEVAANKKVGKFSTGMKQRLGIAMAIYHDPDILFLDEPMNGLDPEGVHDIRHLMLRLHQEGKTIFCSSHILSEMDKICTHIGILKEGSLLYDGTLVDLVKKVNRHIHVKCADAEALATFLETHGVASDLYISGVLSVITDDTLTFQKLLELLIGSGITIDAVESDASSLESVFLKMMSV; via the coding sequence ATGACAATCATTGAAACTCAAAATCTTAGATTTTGCTTTAAGAAGCAGGAAATATTGAAGGATATCTGTTTGTCTGTTCCTGAAGGTGCCATATACGGTTATCTCGGACAGAATGGTGCAGGTAAAACTACCACGATACGTATTCTTCTTGGGTTACTTCCTTTTTTACAGGGAAAGGTGTTTTTCCATGGAAAAGAGTTTCAGCCCCACCGGTTATCAATATTGACTAAAGTGGGTGCTTTAGTTGGCGGTCCGTCCTATTATCCGGATTTAACTGCTTTGGAGAATCTTCAATGTCTGGACTGTTTATATCAGATTGGAAAAAATCGTATGAATGAAGTTTTGCGATGGGTAGGGCTTGAAGTTGCAGCGAATAAAAAGGTAGGCAAGTTTTCTACCGGTATGAAACAGCGTTTGGGTATAGCAATGGCTATTTATCATGATCCGGATATTTTGTTTCTGGATGAACCGATGAATGGTTTAGATCCTGAAGGAGTGCATGATATCCGTCACTTGATGCTTCGCTTACATCAAGAAGGGAAAACTATTTTCTGTTCTAGTCATATATTGAGTGAAATGGATAAAATATGTACTCACATTGGTATTTTGAAAGAAGGAAGTTTGCTATATGATGGTACACTTGTCGATCTGGTTAAAAAAGTGAATAGGCACATACATGTGAAATGTGCGGATGCAGAAGCACTTGCTACTTTTCTAGAAACACATGGTGTAGCATCTGATCTTTATATATCGGGAGTTTTATCGGTGATTACAGACGACACTCTAACGTTTCAAAAATTGTTGGAACTGTTAATTGGTTCAGGGATTACCATTGATGCGGTAGAAAGCGATGCATCGTCATTAGAATCTGTCTTTTTAAAAATGATGTCGGTATGA
- a CDS encoding ABC transporter permease, whose amino-acid sequence MNGFFSLLRFEHLKAKRNFSVWLILLLPWVLSLLNMVYILYDARGHDGLYLNPWLYTVRYLFQLYVFLYPLLMGITSYSLFELEYRHSNFQRLFILPVSRNCVLGARLVFIWEVVTLSVLGAYAAFWTFSFPLSHFLPQYGFGEYDARGIMAVFFVKLYQGSLVLVYLHYLFSCLFKRFSVVLGITCLGVMFSIVAANWEYVVYSPYYYPYRAYMSLMKESISFINVGGIAGILYFLFTLPVMTFVYKKM is encoded by the coding sequence ATGAACGGATTTTTTTCATTATTGAGGTTTGAGCATCTAAAGGCCAAACGTAATTTCAGTGTCTGGTTGATACTGTTGCTACCATGGGTGTTAAGCTTGTTGAATATGGTATATATACTATATGATGCACGTGGGCATGACGGGTTGTACTTGAATCCGTGGCTGTATACGGTTCGCTATCTTTTCCAATTATATGTTTTTTTATATCCGTTATTGATGGGTATTACGTCTTATTCGTTGTTTGAATTAGAATATCGCCATTCAAACTTTCAACGGTTGTTTATATTGCCAGTTAGTAGGAATTGCGTATTAGGGGCGAGATTAGTGTTTATTTGGGAAGTAGTAACTTTGTCTGTATTGGGAGCGTATGCAGCGTTTTGGACTTTCTCTTTTCCTTTGTCTCATTTTTTGCCTCAATACGGCTTTGGCGAGTATGATGCAAGAGGCATAATGGCAGTATTTTTTGTGAAACTTTATCAAGGCAGTTTGGTGCTTGTCTATCTTCATTACTTGTTTAGCTGTTTGTTTAAACGTTTCTCTGTAGTGTTAGGTATTACTTGTTTGGGGGTGATGTTTTCTATAGTAGCCGCAAATTGGGAGTATGTGGTGTATTCTCCTTATTATTATCCTTATCGGGCATATATGAGTTTGATGAAGGAGAGCATTTCATTTATAAATGTAGGAGGGATTGCAGGGATATTATATTTTTTGTTTACCCTTCCTGTTATGACTTTTGTTTACAAAAAAATGTAA
- a CDS encoding lanthionine synthetase C family protein: protein MIKCILERLEEILHSIESFIDEGNHGIGLLSGNAGIAIFLFYYADIFNDKIIFDKGVKVVEGILDEIKHDQYVTFSAGIPGVAYMLNLLKRTGIIHTEIDQDANEYIATVLKNKMKVSKVYDYLHGILGISLYFIEKEEFTSRDAEIICDVIDFIDQVSIIDERSGGIKWQCMFNLYDGVENYDLSLAHGSAGIILILCKIYKLNVERRRVELLIVKNINYILSNELQDRNCHSYFPSGIKKGIVQNSRLAWCYGDLGIAWALWKAGNVLNNNNWITKAFQVFEYSTKRRLLAETSIIDAGFCHGISGVSYFFSRIYEETGEQMFKDASNYWLHRLLDFNIPGGKAAGYKSFYLGKWYDNFSLLEGISGIGLVLLSTLEKQQFWNKLFLLD, encoded by the coding sequence ATGATAAAGTGTATTTTGGAGCGTCTTGAAGAAATTTTGCATTCTATAGAATCTTTTATAGATGAAGGGAATCATGGAATAGGGCTGTTAAGTGGAAATGCAGGTATTGCTATATTTCTTTTTTATTATGCGGATATTTTTAATGATAAAATAATATTCGATAAAGGAGTAAAGGTGGTGGAGGGTATTTTGGATGAAATTAAACACGATCAGTATGTTACCTTTTCAGCAGGAATACCAGGGGTTGCTTATATGCTTAATCTATTGAAAAGAACTGGTATTATACACACTGAGATAGACCAGGATGCTAATGAATATATTGCTACTGTTTTAAAAAATAAAATGAAGGTTAGCAAAGTATATGATTATTTACATGGGATTTTAGGTATTTCTTTATATTTCATAGAAAAAGAGGAGTTTACATCAAGGGATGCAGAGATTATATGTGATGTCATTGATTTTATAGATCAGGTTTCTATTATTGATGAACGAAGTGGAGGGATAAAATGGCAGTGTATGTTCAATTTATATGATGGAGTTGAAAATTATGACCTATCACTGGCACATGGAAGTGCTGGAATTATTCTGATATTGTGTAAAATATACAAATTAAATGTCGAGAGGAGGAGAGTTGAACTTTTAATAGTAAAAAATATAAATTATATATTATCTAATGAATTACAGGATAGAAATTGTCATAGTTATTTTCCTAGCGGGATAAAAAAAGGTATAGTTCAAAATAGTCGTTTGGCATGGTGTTATGGTGATTTAGGTATTGCATGGGCTCTGTGGAAGGCTGGTAATGTTTTAAATAATAATAATTGGATAACTAAAGCTTTTCAAGTTTTTGAATATTCAACCAAGAGGAGATTATTAGCAGAAACTTCTATTATAGATGCGGGGTTCTGCCATGGTATATCGGGTGTGAGTTATTTCTTTTCAAGGATATATGAAGAGACGGGAGAGCAGATGTTTAAAGATGCATCTAACTATTGGCTTCACAGATTATTAGACTTTAATATTCCAGGTGGAAAGGCTGCAGGATATAAGTCGTTTTATTTGGGTAAATGGTATGATAATTTTTCTCTTTTGGAAGGAATTTCAGGGATTGGACTTGTCTTATTGTCTACTCTAGAGAAGCAACAATTTTGGAATAAATTATTTTTATTAGATTGA
- a CDS encoding erythromycin esterase family protein yields MHYARVYILLFFYICIIIVGIWSFSPVNQDVDKLEIERYVHDLSSDTAEYSRLLLRLSDHRVVLLGEQTHSDGKTISYKERLIRTLHERFGYNVVLYEAGMYDMWLMNQEESLEPLHGLYYFWCSNHESNSLWEFYKKSRKSDNPIELGGFDVQYTGDISDSLRLKRVKEYLHTKDVDIQKYPDFVQSQSHIKYLFINPNILDTLQFTRLLSDIGQMALVVKERMVPDNRTDELYYRYLQGLKSYLEACRQYEPGEAYRMQLRDSLMADNFNWLANTVYKDRKIIVWCSNLHALYEDGKLVEFKPFGNYLKDYLGDEVISVVFSSYGRIDPDGRTFRTLSRKSLEYQIHSCGISEGYLDFSELDTASWLNRRFVSGINQGLSVGNDWSEMTDILIYIDKMTKPTY; encoded by the coding sequence ATGCATTATGCGCGTGTTTATATTCTATTGTTCTTTTATATCTGCATTATTATCGTAGGTATATGGTCGTTTTCTCCTGTTAATCAGGATGTTGATAAACTTGAGATAGAAAGATATGTACATGACTTATCATCTGATACGGCAGAATATTCGCGACTTTTACTTCGGCTTTCCGACCATCGAGTTGTTTTACTTGGCGAACAAACTCATTCTGACGGGAAAACAATATCTTACAAGGAACGGTTGATAAGAACTCTTCATGAGCGTTTCGGATATAATGTTGTGTTGTATGAAGCCGGTATGTATGACATGTGGCTCATGAATCAGGAAGAATCTTTGGAACCTTTGCATGGATTATACTATTTTTGGTGCAGTAATCATGAAAGCAACTCTCTATGGGAATTCTACAAAAAATCCCGAAAGTCAGACAACCCTATTGAACTTGGAGGGTTTGATGTGCAATATACCGGGGATATTTCTGATTCATTACGGTTAAAAAGAGTGAAGGAATATCTGCATACCAAAGATGTTGATATTCAAAAGTATCCGGATTTTGTTCAGTCTCAATCGCATATTAAATATTTGTTTATAAATCCGAATATATTGGATACGTTGCAATTTACCCGTTTACTTTCCGACATTGGGCAGATGGCTTTAGTTGTGAAAGAGAGAATGGTACCAGATAATCGAACAGATGAACTTTATTATAGATATTTGCAAGGATTGAAAAGTTATCTTGAAGCATGTAGGCAATATGAGCCGGGAGAAGCTTATAGGATGCAGTTGCGGGATTCGCTTATGGCTGATAATTTTAACTGGCTGGCTAATACTGTATATAAAGATAGAAAGATAATCGTTTGGTGTTCAAATCTTCATGCATTGTATGAAGATGGTAAACTTGTGGAATTCAAGCCTTTCGGGAACTATCTAAAAGACTATTTGGGAGATGAAGTTATTTCTGTCGTTTTTTCCTCTTACGGAAGGATAGACCCAGATGGAAGAACATTCAGAACTTTAAGCCGTAAATCGTTGGAATATCAGATTCATTCTTGTGGTATTTCCGAAGGTTATCTTGATTTTTCAGAATTGGACACCGCTTCATGGTTGAACCGTCGGTTTGTTTCAGGGATCAATCAAGGACTCAGTGTCGGGAATGATTGGAGCGAGATGACGGACATTTTGATTTATATTGATAAAATGACAAAACCTACCTATTGA